The Quercus lobata isolate SW786 chromosome 4, ValleyOak3.0 Primary Assembly, whole genome shotgun sequence genome segment ACAGGATTTTCGAGCACTTGCGAACCAGTTTCTCACCCTTTTTCATTTCTTCGATCAAGCCCAATGTTTCCTCTTCTGGGCAATCAAGTTGTTGGCTTAGTAGTTTTATATCTTTGATCATAGGCAATAAACGATCTAGCGTGGATTCGAGGTGTTTAAGAATGGGTTTGAACATATGGGCTTTGCTTCCCACATTCTTAACTGTGTCATGCAACACTGCAAAAACCTCTAAAAATGTTGCCTCAAGAGCAGCCCCTCCAACATATGCTGCTGCCATAAATTGTTCTGTATCCAATATATGTTTAGATTAAGCTTGCGGAGAATTTCTGTCttgtataaataataaataataataaaaaatatgccaaaaataaattgaatttttttcgtttttctttttaagatgaAATGAACTAGCGGTGAAATGAACTCCTACAAACATCGAATTCTTCTTAGCATTTATATAAACTCCTATAGTCAATTCTGGTATACATAAAAAATCccactttttcaatttttgctaatCTACAATTTACAACTACTACTCAAGCCAACAATCTACCACAATTccatttaattataaattattatctCTCCAGAGCAGAAAaattcacaaattcaaaatttcaaatacactGATCGacccaaaatttcacaattagaTCGGAGCTGAAACTTCACGGAATCTTGATGCTGAAATTCACACCCAGAGCGAGATAGAGACACAGACGGAGGGAGAGAATGAGgtttggaaataaaaaaattatctttatttgaTGTAATGAAGAAACACTGTTAAAGACTTCATTATTGgaagttgaaagttgaaacacaaCACAAGAGCTACTTAAGTCAAAGAATCAAGACTCAGAAGTCTGAACTTTGAACTCAACGAGTGGGTTAGGCCTTCTACGACGGGACAGAAGCTTCTCTTACAAAtagtcattttttaaataaccgATTTTAGATTTCAGATTTTACCCCCctacaattttataatttaaattttacacgATAacgttttagaatttaaattttacctcttaacttttaaaagtaattgaattttacacattttaaaatttagattttacccttAAATTTTAAGGGTGTTGAGactttacaccctaaagtttgagAGTGTTAGGAGTTTATACTATGACGTTTCATAATTTGGaagtataaaatccaaatacgTCAAAACTTTAGgggataaaatttaaattttgaaacgtTAGGGTCTAAAATCCAAATAACTCCAAACTTCAATGGAATAAAATTCATGCTACATTATTGaccaaaaattttgatagaACAACGATGGCATACCATTAGGACTCGACACTTTTAAAGGTGCCATCTGATTCAAGGTTTTCTTTACTTCCAATTCTGTAAATTCCCTCACCAAATTAGCATTCTTCTCATCGATCACCATGCATGGAATTTTCTCAAGAGAAGCAACATTCGAATTCGGGTTGGAGGTGGAGAAAAGGTCTTTGTAATAATTCTCCATCACATGCCCAATTTCTTCTTGTTCAGTCAGCCAAGCTCCATTAACATCTCTTATTCCTCTAATCAGATTCTTCCTAAATCTCTTTGTAGCCATGCTATGAAAGAAAGCTATATTATTGTCACCTTTACTCAATCACAACACCCTTAATCTCTGACACCACATACTTGATTCATGGTCTTGCAGCAATTTAATCTCAGTTCTCAAGCTTCTAACACGAGCATTGTTCCCACTCACAATAGAATGTGTCTAATCATTAGTACTACCAGTTtagcattttattatatttatatttttttagagagaaataaTAATGTGAAGCAGTGATATATGAtgtataaatttcattttttaagctttctaaaaaaaaaaaaaaatcatttttaggGGTATATTTGGTATATCTgatgttatatacttatattccTAATATAGTGttctaaaaaaagttaaattaataattttatggatCATTCAAAGTGAATGTAATAAATTAGTCATCATGATGATTATTTGCTAATCAATCATCTAAGCACAATCATTTTGTCATAAGTTGACATTTAGTGGTATTTGCTTTTCCGATTAATACCATAGcaacaaactattttataacatttttacaaattattaacgTATCCatcttcttattggttttcatctaagctcatcattaatatcactttttatatttaccaataatcactcatcatATCAGCAgtttataaaactttttataaaaaaagtttgtaactctAGCATTACTCTTGTTTCCCTAGTTTGGATCTAGTACATTATCATCattaaatgtaaattttaatttgttataaaatttattcatttcaaatataaatagCAGCAATCTCTAACTACAAACCATCTagaactctttaaaaaaaaattattatttaagaaaaagatTCAATCACTCATTAAAAACTTCCCaataaaaatgtcaaattaaatttgaatttaaaagcTTAATTATTAGACTTTGCATATCAACATTTGAAACCATTATTAGACAGATGGTGCACATAGAAATGCaaaaagaatatgaattacacccttttttttttttttttgataaatgacACCTCGTAAGCTTAAGGATCCAACGgttaaaaataaatctcatcTTCTTTGCCTCTTTCCTTCTCTGTTTTTTCCGCAACATCACCGGCAGTACGAGAGAAGCccaatggttaaaaaaaaaaaaacaacaaacaaacaaagccaAGTCCGCTTCTCAGTTCTCACAACACCACCACCGCCAGAGCATGAAAAAAGTCTATCCCATCACAAAGTATGCACATACCTCACGAATAGACTGAATCAATTTGTGTTCGCCTTAAGGTCACCAATGCCATAAACCACgaattttcaaatctcattgCACACactgagagtgagagtgagagtgagaagaagaagaattggtAACCATAAGGCTGTAACGGCAAAACCCATTACtttcaatataaaattcaatCCAAAAGGGCCTCTGTGACTTGCTAGCTTGTTGACTTGCTTTCGTTTTTTAACCGTTAGATCATTTGCTTGCCAGGTGTCATTTATCGAAATAAAAACCGGAGAAAATTTGGTGGGGGTTTAAGCGGAGATAAGGAGATCATTCTCAACGCAAACACAGcctttctttaattcttttctgtacaaaaaaaaaaaaaaatggccatCTCACTCGCTCACACTACTCTCCTCTCCAGAacctcactctttctctctagAAATAGCAGAAGCCTCGCCTTTTGCATTCCtttctctacttcttcttcttctgctgctgcttcttcttcttcttctcttccttctgAAAAGCTTCACCGCAACAAATGGAGGTCACCGGTGGCCTCTGTGCTCGAACTTGGCGGAGTCAAGATTGGTCGAGAAGGTAACTTGGATAcccaattgaattttttttcttaattttatcaTCTGGGTTGGTCCCCTTTTTTCTCTGTTTAATTGTAAGAGTGTTTTGAATTGCTGTGTCACTGATTTTTGCATTCCGACAATTGGGTTGGTCCAAAAATTTGAACTTGTTTGCTTAAATTATGATGGGTATTTTTTGCATTTGCAATTTCTGGACAGGTTGGTCTGGTTTCTGGGTTCTGTTGTGCTTTCTCATTATGctgtatttttgttatttatgtaCATGGTGAGCAATTTCACTACCTGGGTTGGTTTTATTTTCCGCTTGTTATACTTTTATGGCATTGACATTGGCCATTGCAGTCTGTGGCATTGAATTTTTCTAGTTTTGTTGTTCCTTAATGTTGTCAATATCCATGAATTTAAGAGTCATTTACTGGGTTTGCTGAGTTTCTTTATTTGCTTTCCTGTTTAGTATTTGCATTTTGGGGTTTGTAAGACACTCGAGAACATCGTACCCATAAAAATTTCGAATACGAAATTCTACGACTGTTGTGTTAGTTTGAGTTTTTGAGAGACTTTGAATTTCTGTGGATTGCTTTCCTGGTTAACAATATTGGAAATGCAAGTTCTTCaaaaattagacttcaatttaaaatcattttagCTGTTATACTGTGCTGGGCTTTGGTTTTTAGGATTGTGGGGTATATTTAATGTCCTGACAACCAATTTCTGAGTGCAAACAAGTTCAAATCTATTAGATTTTCACATCAGTCTACTGTTTCGGTTACCTATGCATATATACAACATAGTTTCATATATTGGGCTAATGGATTTGTAGATGTGGTGAGGGATGACCCTACAAACAATGTCCCGGATacaattttctcaaaacttgGAATGCAACTTCATAGGAGGGATCAGCACCCGATTGGGATTCTGAAGAATGCTATATATGAGTACTTTGACACCAGTTATCCTAACAAGTTTGATAAATTCGATGATCTCTGTCCAATTGTAACCGTGAAACAGGTATTGGTGCAAGTTTCTATCATTTTTCATGACAAATTGCATGTTCATGTCCCTATGAtgcctttctctctctttaactaGTTTTGCTCATATGATGGCTAGATGCATTTGTTGCACATGCAACTATTTATCGTCATGATAAATTATATAGTTTGTATGCCACTTGTGTTGGACAAGGATGGAATTATTTTCTAAACTTCTGATAGCCTTAAGGTTGGATTTATGGTTTCCAAAAGCATTACCATAACTTTCAAAGTGAAGCTCTTGATCTCACAGTCAAATTTAAAGTCTTTGATATTAAGTTTTATTAACCAAAGAAATCATCTAagattattttactaattttgaCTACATAATTTCACAGCCATCTGTGTTCTACCTTGGTATTTGGTAGAATCACCATAACTTAAATTTTGAGTGGAAGCCATTCAAATTCTAGGATTTGAAATTTCTAAATTCCgatttcatgtttttatttatttttatataattattttgtttgttatCATGATTGCATCTTCTTTGCATGTTTTGTgctttgcctctctctctctctctcactttatatcTTTATTGAGACTACGATTACAGATACATGTTTATTGTGAgtattttgaattgttttgcacTTTCCCCTTTGTTTTGTCTATTTTCGTAATTGTAAGTACttataataaaacaaattgtAAGTGTAAGTGTACTTCTTGCAGAATTTTGATGATGTCTTGGTTCCTGCTGATCATGTAAGCAGGAGTTATAATGATACATACTATATTGATGCTCAATCTGTTTTGAGGTGTCATACTAGTGCTCATCAGGCAGAGTTATTGAGAAGAGGACACACTCATTTTCTTGTTACAGGAGATGTATACCGCAGGGATTCCATAGACTCGACTCATTACCCTGTGTTTCATCAGGTTTCTCCTCTGATTCtaacaaacaaaattatattttgattaccttcttgaagtttcttttttcattttgtttgatgAATCTGTATCATTAATATTTAGATGGAAGGTGTACGTGTGTTTTCACGAGATGATTGGGAGGCATCTGGTGTAGATGCCACATCTTATGCAGCTGAGGACTTGAAGAAATGTCTTGAGGGCTTGGCAAATCACCTATTTGGTAAACTTAGAACCAAAACCTTGCTGAGCAAATGCACTCTAGTAACCAGAAAATATTCTGAGTTGTGGAAACGTTGAATGAATTTGTCAGGAAAAAGCTGTAAATTTTAGATAGGGAAAAAAAACCAGCATTAATTTACTTTTGGGAGCTAAATTAAGATGATACAGGGAAACTGAAAGGTGGGGACTATTTTGCACTCCCAAAAGAATAGTATACAAATCacctaattttgttttagaagtattaatttattaaaattctattattttttcatgGTCTTGTTCTTAGGCTTTTTTTCTGCTTACTTTgtcgaatatatatatatatatatagatgaatgGTATGAGTTTAAATTTGCTAAAATTATCAGGTGCTGTGGAAATGCGCTGGATTGATACTTATTTTCCATTCACCAATCCATCATTTGAACTTGAGATATATTTTCAGGTAGGCCTTTGAtcttgctatatatatatatatatatatatatatatatatgtagcgTTGCATGTATACATGATACCTTTCTTCTGCCTTATACTGCCCTCTATGAAAAACTCTgctcctttcctttttttcatttgaagtAGCATGTAATTCATTATTTCAATGCCCAATATGATGTCAGGAGAAATGGTTGGAGGTTCTGGGTTGTGGTGTGACAGAGCAAGAAATATTAAAGAGAAGTGGCAAAACAAATAATGTTGCCTGGGCATTTGGTCTTGGATTAGAGCGGTTAGCAATGGTTCTTTTTGACATACCAGATATTCGGCTTTTCTGGTCAAACGATGAGCGATTCACCTCACAGGTCATTCCTGAGTTTATCAaatgataattctttattattttcttctcctctgcTGGACTATTTGTGTGTGAAATTAAGTCTTctttagaatttgaattattGTTATGCCAAAATTTACATCCTTGGTTTCATCACATAATCTGGAGGACCTGAATATCTGATCTTCAGTGTTTTGTATAACAGTTTTCCAAGGGTCAGCTGGGAGTCAAATTCAAGCCATTTTCAAAGGTATTACTAACATTTTCTTCCctctaaaatataattaaaatttttccataGAGATTTCATTGTTGTAAAGGAATGATGTTGCACTATGTATTTTTATGTTGTTATGCCTTGTACATCTTGTTCATGAAATTCTttctttgaataaatttaacttATTTACATgacaaaagaaccaaaaagaaaaccCTTTGTtacaaagttttgtttttttttgtttttatcttttaaggATTGGTATGTGCCCCCTTTTTTTATGATTATCTTCGCATAATGAGCTTCTCAGCCTTCTTTACgtacatattaaaattttatttatcatatagGGCAGAGTTTGTTTCACACCTGTGTGTCTATACACAGGTGTGCAAACAATTAAAAACGTGTGTTGAAGCCACAATTTCAAGTTTGAAATAGTGTCTTCATCTCACAACTTCAGTTGTTGCACACCTGTGTGTCCGCACGCACTGATGTGCAACAAGCTTTACCCTATCTCACACACA includes the following:
- the LOC115986449 gene encoding phenylalanine--tRNA ligase, chloroplastic/mitochondrial isoform X2, whose amino-acid sequence is MAISLAHTTLLSRTSLFLSRNSRSLAFCIPFSTSSSSAAASSSSSLPSEKLHRNKWRSPVASVLELGGVKIGREDVVRDDPTNNVPDTIFSKLGMQLHRRDQHPIGILKNAIYEYFDTSYPNKFDKFDDLCPIVTVKQNFDDVLVPADHVSRSYNDTYYIDAQSVLRCHTSAHQAELLRRGHTHFLVTGDVYRRDSIDSTHYPVFHQMEGVRVFSRDDWEASGVDATSYAAEDLKKCLEGLANHLFGAVEMRWIDTYFPFTNPSFELEIYFQEKWLEVLGCGVTEQEILKRSGKTNNVAWAFGLGLERLAMVLFDIPDIRLFWSNDERFTSQFSKGQLGVKFKPFSKYPPCYKDISFWINESFTENNLCEVVRGIAGDLAEE
- the LOC115986449 gene encoding phenylalanine--tRNA ligase, chloroplastic/mitochondrial isoform X1, which encodes MAISLAHTTLLSRTSLFLSRNSRSLAFCIPFSTSSSSAAASSSSSLPSEKLHRNKWRSPVASVLELGGVKIGREDVVRDDPTNNVPDTIFSKLGMQLHRRDQHPIGILKNAIYEYFDTSYPNKFDKFDDLCPIVTVKQNFDDVLVPADHVSRSYNDTYYIDAQSVLRCHTSAHQAELLRRGHTHFLVTGDVYRRDSIDSTHYPVFHQMEGVRVFSRDDWEASGVDATSYAAEDLKKCLEGLANHLFGAVEMRWIDTYFPFTNPSFELEIYFQEKWLEVLGCGVTEQEILKRSGKTNNVAWAFGLGLERLAMVLFDIPDIRLFWSNDERFTSQFSKGQLGVKFKPFSKYPPCYKDISFWINESFTENNLCEVVRGIAGDLAEEVLLIDNFTNKKGMTSHCYRIAYRSMERSLTDDEINELQWNVREQVQSKLNVVLR